taatttaataaataaaatactcacatttagcaaaatgacacatcaaattaatactttcaaataaataatattaactgataaagcttcaaaaaacttaatattaaatacaaatatctttaaatgactATAAAAAATTATCATGTGTTAAACAaacatatttttattattttaaataaatattaaaaaaatatttttaatcatttttatataaaatatctTCATGTTTGAATACGATTAAATAAATTGAGTGtcgtaaaaataattaaatgtacggatatattataaaaataataaataaaataatttaaaattattttaattataaataaaatacttagttaaaaatatattatatagtatataatatagaaggtattacataaatgagaGGATTAATGTCAAggacataatagacttttcaactaaaaatattataaaatctgGCCAATGTAACTTTTGTGATAAAtagagcaaagtaaaataatttttgtgtaacaaaataaagaaaagtgaCTCTTTGACACGACCCGTATTTTCCCACCTtcgggaatcgtgatggcgcctactcgtgaaagttaCGTAAGTCGACAGTTACAGTTTTACCactattattattaatttaacaGGAACAGATAAtaactaaattaaaataattatgaAATACGAAAGTGATATAGCAATCCAACAATTCTAATACATAGCTACCCCGAAGATCTGGAGTTACAATCCACGAACAACTAATATTTACTACAAATATATCTGTAAGAAGTACAATTGTTCTCGAAATAGAAGAGACAGAAGAAACTAAAGCGGGGAAGAGGACTTCAGGATCTTTGAACGCCatcagatctaccttggtctccttggactgaaggcagcaacctcaagCTACTCACAAGGTCCGACACCataatctgcacaaaaagtgcagagtgtagtatcagtacaactgaccccatgtactggtaagtgtcgagcttaacctcgacgaagtagtgacgacgCTAGGACAGGATaaccatataaacctgtgcagttaaatcatatacgaacaaaacaataataacagaaaataacagataaagatgggaaggggaacatACCGCGGGGAATATCAAATTCTAACAGTAATTCAATAAAAAAACATAATGAACACCATATTTGTATCAACAAGAATGATAAAACAGTAACAtgtgcacgacattacccttcgtgcttttactctcgttctcaccataagaaataacagaaacaacacggcataacccttcgtgcattaactctcataatcattgcacgacatcacccttcgtgcattaacactcacaatatcggctcgtgtattaacactcacaatatcggcatggcatcacccttcgtgcattaacacttactcacaatatcatgcacaacatcacccttcatgctttacactcttcctcacccaacaatagaaacaatacgtcccggcaagggaagcaataatagaaacaataacatcccggcaagggaatcaacaatagaattaataatatcccagcaagggaatcagctataaccaatctcgttttcaACAGTTAACTCAACGAAATAAGCtcacttgagtcaatactcaacaatagtCAATTACCAAGAgaatatcataagtcttgttcaacatgggtgatcatcaatttaagcataaacagtacataataagagtcacaacagtcacagtataagactcacttgcatgcttgacactaacgtatagatactcgtcaccacgcctatacgtcgtactcaacactaaTACGTAGCAACTAAGACCAccatacctattccctcaagctaaggttagacaaaacacttacctcaattctacggacaaaatcaagcctcaattaccgctttacctctcggttccacttccaatccacttgtatctagtcataatttatttaataacatcaataaatgctaaataaaccaattctaatgcatgaatatagatttcccaatgtttttcctaaaaagtaaaaaaaaattggcaccgggcccgcttagtcaaaacttgaagttcaaaccaaaacccgactatctattcacccacgaacccaaatatgcaattggttttgaaatccgacctcaatttgaggtccaaatccccaaatttcaaaattcctaatttctacccaagaaCACCCAATTTTTCCATGAAAAATCCTAAATTTTGAGATGAAgtcatgtaaaaagatgaaatagattgaagaaaaaaagttaaaattcatttacctatgatttggggaagaacttgctcCATGAAAATTGCCCTTtggagtttaggttttgaaattttgaagaatgaagTGAAAATCCCGTATAAAATCTCACTTAACAGACTACAAAAAATTCCGTCTAAAATCTCACTTAACAGACTGCAGTTTTCACAATTGGGATtaggggttcacaattgcgaaccctttgaATTTGCTACTgcctttgcatttgcgacacaTATGTCGTATTTGCGACTTCTGGGGCCTTCGCAATTCCGGCCAAAGTTTCGCATTTGCGCGTTGGGCCTTCCCAGGActtcttcacatttgcgacaaTATTGTCGCATTTCTCAGGCCGACAGACTTTGCATTtgtgaagcctgatctcgcatttgcgagatcagaggcctgtgcAGAACACCTGGTGCACAACTGAGTTTTCTTAAGTTCTaatcactccgtggcctatccaaagctcacccgagccctcggggctccaaatcaaacatgcacgcaagtctaaaaacaccatacagacttgctcatgcgttcaaatcataaaaataacatcaacaactacggaTTTAACCTCAAACTCATGATTTTCCTCAAGAACACTTCAAATTTACTATTTCCataaccggacgtctgaatcacgtcaaaattCCGATTCTTACCAAAGTTCACAGATacgacttaaatattatattaaacctgtaccgggctcggAACCAGAATACAGGCTCGATACCATCAAGATCACACACCATTTTATTTGCAAAAGTTCTTATATTTTTCagtaaacaattttctttaaaaattcttttctcgagctagggacctcagaattcgattctgggccacttccaagtcccatattttactacgggtCCTACGGGACCGTCAAGTCACGGGTCCGTGTccatttacaaaaaatattgaccgaagtcaactttaatcaattttaaaggccaaattcaatatttttattaaatttcacataaaagctttccggaaacgcgcCCGATCTGTGCACGCAATTCGAGGAGAAAgaaaaatgaggttttcaaggcctcggaacctGGATTCGGATTCTAAAAtacaagatgaccctttgggtcatcacacttttaggtaatgaacacaaagttgaatgatttttatgtaataaaaagaagaaaaatgaccTTTGTGTAATGAATACAAAGTTGAATGACCATCTATGAAATTTACTGATTCCATGATTCAAATCGTAACCAGTAACCTATAGGTCATACGGAGATAATTTTACCGTTGCTCTAAGGCTCAAAATAAAATACTATTGTTAAGagtataaaaaaaaacaaaaaaaaacattaaatGAATTAGCAAAAACGAAATACAAAGTTATATTTCTTACTAAAAAACTATTAAAGCAACAATGAATTAGCACAAACGAAATACAAAGTTATATTTCCTACTAAAAAACTATTAAAGCAACAATGAATTAGCACAAACGAAATACAAAGTTATATTTCTTACTAAAAAACTATTAAAGCAACAATGAATTAATTACCAAGTCAAAGAAGCAACATCAGATTCGCAGTTTCACATCTTCACATCTTCACATCCCCTAACAATCTTACACGAATGCATATAAACTCTCCTCACTTCTCCTTTTGTCATGTAACGCCTCCACTTTCTCCTCCTAAAATTTTACCCCCTTTtcccctctctctctttctctcttacgCCAAAAATCCCTTTTCATTGATATCAATTCTTGACATTGTTGTTCAAGAATTTCTTGAAAAGTTTTGATCTTTGatcatttttttgtgatttttgagcCAAAAAATGGGGAAAGGAGGAGCTTTGAGTGAAGGGGTTGTGAAAAAGATCTTGCTTTCATATACCTATGTTGCAATTTGGATCTTTCTCTCTTTCACTGTGATTGTGTACAACAAGTACATCCTGGATAGAAAGTTGTACAATTGGCCTTACCCCATTTCACTAACAATAATTCACATGAGTTTTTGTTCTTCTTTGGCTTATCTTCTTGTTAAAGTGTTTAAGGTTGTTGAACCTGTGGCTATGACATGGGATCTTTATTGCAAATCTGTGGTACCCATTggtcttttatatgcattttcaCTTTGGTTATCAAATTCTGCATATATATATTTATCCGTGTCTTTTATTCAAATGCTTAAAGCTTTGATGCCAGTGGCTGTTTATTCAATTGGGGTTATGTTTAAAAAAGAGAACTTTAAATCTGATACTATGGCTAATATGGTGTCTATTTCTATTGGTGTTGCTATTGCTGCTTATGGTGAAGCTAAGTTTGATACATGGGGTGTGATGTTGCAGCTTGGTGCTGTAGCTTTTGAGGCTACAAGATTGGTTATGATTCAGATTTTGCTTACTTCAAAGGGTATTACATTTAATCCGATTACATCGTTGTATTATGTTGCGCCGTGTTGTTTGGTTTTCTTGTTCATTCCATGGATCTTTGTGGAATACCCAATGTTGAAGGATACTTCTAGTTTCCATTTGGATTGGTTAATCTTTGGTACGAATTCGTTCTGCGCGTTTGCTTTGAATCTTGCTGTGTTTTTGCTTGTGGGGAAGACATCTGCTTTGACAATGAATGTTGCTGGTGTGGTTAAGGATTGGTTGTTGATTGCCTTTTCTTGGTCTGTGATTAAGGATACTGTCACCCCTGTGAATTTGGTTGGATATGGATTGGCTTTCTTGGGTGTGGCGTATTACAACCACGCAAAATTGCAGGCTCTTAAGGCGAACGAAGCGCAGAAAAAGGCTGCACAAGACGAGGAGGCCGGAAGATTGTTGGAGGAAAAAGAAGGGGAGAATGGTGCTAAGAAGAATGAATCTCAGGGTTGAGTTTACTTCATGTTATCCTTAGATAGGACGGCGTTTTTGGACAATAGAGGTAACATGAAGATCACATTATGTCGTCCTTTTTCGGATGATTTAGTTTTTGTTGTTGGCT
Above is a window of Nicotiana tabacum cultivar K326 chromosome 8, ASM71507v2, whole genome shotgun sequence DNA encoding:
- the LOC107802719 gene encoding putative sugar phosphate/phosphate translocator At5g25400 translates to MGKGGALSEGVVKKILLSYTYVAIWIFLSFTVIVYNKYILDRKLYNWPYPISLTIIHMSFCSSLAYLLVKVFKVVEPVAMTWDLYCKSVVPIGLLYAFSLWLSNSAYIYLSVSFIQMLKALMPVAVYSIGVMFKKENFKSDTMANMVSISIGVAIAAYGEAKFDTWGVMLQLGAVAFEATRLVMIQILLTSKGITFNPITSLYYVAPCCLVFLFIPWIFVEYPMLKDTSSFHLDWLIFGTNSFCAFALNLAVFLLVGKTSALTMNVAGVVKDWLLIAFSWSVIKDTVTPVNLVGYGLAFLGVAYYNHAKLQALKANEAQKKAAQDEEAGRLLEEKEGENGAKKNESQG